In Verrucomicrobiota bacterium, the DNA window CAGAACGCTGCGACCGGCGGCAACCTCGCCCACGCCGCGCTCGACTTGCTTCGCGACGACTCGCGCCGGGCAAGCGTGAAGGAACAGCTCGCGAAGGTCGTCGCCTCGCTCGGCCCACCCGGCGCGAGCAACCGCGCGGCGAAGGCCGTGTTGAATTGTGTCGATCTGAGCGGTTGAATGCGCGGCGCATGTCGAAGCCAGTCTACCGGTTGTGATGTTGTCCTCGTATCATGCTGTGCTGCTCGCGTCCGCGATTGCGGGCGCGGCAGCCGCGCCGGCGCGCGCGGCGGGCAGGGACTCCGCCGGGGTCGAGTTCTTCGAGTCGCGCATCCGGCCGTTGCTCATCGAGAATTGCTACGAGTGCCACAGCGCGGCGGGCGGCAAGGTGAAGGGCGGCCTGCGCCTCGACACGCGCGACGGCGTGCTCAAAGGCGGCGATTCCGGCGCCGTCATCCTGCCCGGCAAACCCGAGCAGAGCCGGCTCATCCGCGCCGTTCGCTACGCGGACAACGATCTGCAGATGCCGCCGAAGAACAAGCGGCTGTCGACTGCACAGGTCGCCGACCTCGAAACATGGGTGAAGATGGGCGCGCCCGACCCGCGAACGGGCGCGGCGGCAACCTCCGCGGATCACCCGCCCCTCTCCGACCCCGCGAAGGTGAAATCCCACTGGGCTTTTCAGCCGGTGAAAGACCCGCCCGTCCCCCGTGTCCGCAATCCGCAATCCGCAATCCGCAATCCCATCGATGCGTTCGCGCTCGCAAAGCTCGAATCGCGGAAACTTGCCCCTTCACCGCAGGCGGACCCGCGCACGCTGATCCGGCGGCTCTGCTTCGATCTCACGGGCCTGCCGCCAACGCCGGCAGAGGTGGAAGAGTTTGTCCGGGAGTCGAGTCAGACTCGTGAGACACCGCCGGTGTATGCGGCGCTTGTGGACCGCCTGCTCGCGTCGCCGCGTTACGGCGAGCGCTGGGCGCGGCACTGGCTTGATGTCGCGCGCTACGCCGACACGAAGGGCTACCTCGCGGGCGACGAGCAGCGCCGCTACGCCTACGCTTACACGTATCGGGACTGGGTCATCCGCGCGTTCAACGAGGACTTGCCGTGGGACCAGTTCATCATCCGGCAACTGGCGGCCGACTTGGCGATCGCGGAGTCCAAGGTCCAAGGGTCCAATGTCCAAAACCCGATCGCGCAGCGCGACCTTGCGGCGCTCGGGTTCGTCACGCTCGGGCGGCGCTTCCTCAACAACCAGGAGGACATCATTGACGACCGGCTCGACGCCATGTGCCGGGGTTTCATGGGCCTCACGGTCGCGTGCGCGCGCTGTCACGATCACAAATACGATCCGATTCCGGCGAAGGACTACTACTCGCTCTACGGCGTGTTCGCGAGTTGCAGCGAGCCCCGGGAGAAGCCGCTGCTCGGCATCGAGCCGCCCGGGGAGGCGCGCAAGGCATACCTCGCCGAACGCGAAAAGCGAGAACGGGAACTCGCCGACTTCCGCGAGAAGGAACTGGCAAAGGCGCTCGCCGACGTGCGCCGGCGCACGGGCGATTACCTGCTCGCGTCCCACGAATTGAAGGGTTCGCTCCCCGGGCGGGGCGACCGCGCACTCGCGGAGCGCAAGCTCGATGGCAACACGCTCCGGCGCTGGCAGTCGTGGCTCGCGGACGCCGCAAAGTCGCACGACCCGCGCTTCGCGCCGTGGATGGCGTTTACGCACCTGCCGGCGGAAGGCTTCGAGGCGAAGGCAAAGGAGCTCGCCGCGAAGTTTGCCTCGAACTCCGACGGGGAGAAACCGATTCATCCGCTCGTCGCGAAGATGTTCGCCGGCGAACCGCCGGTGTCGCTCCGGCAGGTCGCGGATCGATACGCCCGATTGCTCAATGAATGCGACGCCGCGACGCCGCACGCGGACCCTGCGCGCGAGCAGTTGCGCGAAGTGCTGCGCGCGAAAGGCGCGCCGGCCAACGTGCCCGACCCCGAAAACGATTCGCTGCTCGAAGGTGTGCGCCCGCGACTGCGGCAGTTGCACGCCAAGGTCGAGGAAGTGGACGCAACGCACTCCGGCGCGCCGCCGCGGGCGATGGCGCTGCAGGACAACGGCTCGCCGTTCAACCCGTATGTGATGGTGCGCGGACAGCAGGGCAATCGCGGGCCCGAGGTGCCGCGGCAGTTTCTCGAAGTTGTGGCGGGACCCGCGCGCAAGCCCTTCGCGCAAGGCAGCGGCCGGCTGGAAATGGCGCAGGCCATCGCAAACCCGCGGAATCCGCTCACGGCGCGCGTGGCGGTGAACCGCATTTGGGCGTGGCATTTCGGGCAGGGCCTCGTGCGCACGCCGAGCGACTTCGGCTTGCGGGCGGACCCGCCGTCGCATCCGGAGTTGCTCGACTGGCTCGCGTCACGGTTCATCGAGAGCGGCTGGTCGGTGAAGCAACTGCACAAACTGATCGTGATGTCCGCGACGTATCGGCAGGCGGGCAACGACCGGGCGGATGCGCTCGCCGCGGACCCGAACAACCTGCTGCTCTGGAAGTTCAACCGGCAGCGGCTGGACTTCGAGCAGATGCGCGACACGCTGCTCGCGGTAGCGGGCACGCTCGACACGACAACGGGTGGACAACCCGTCGACCTCGTGAAGGAGCCCTTCGCCACGCGCCGCGCCGTTTACGGACTGATCGACCGGCAGAACCTGCCCGCGATGTTTCGCACGTTCGACTTCGCGAGCCCGGACACCACGAGCCCGCAGCGCTTCTACACCACCGTGCCGCAACAGGCGCTTTTCATGATGAACAGCCCGTTCGTGGCGCAGCAGGCGAAGGCGATCGTGGCGCGTCCGGACTTCAAATCGCACCCGACCGATGCGATGCGCGCACGGTTTCTGTTTCAGGTCTGCTATCAGCGCCCGCCTTTGCCCGACGAAGCAGGGTGGGCGCTGGATTTCATCGCCGCGCAGGATGCTCCCGGACGCACAAGTGGAGACCAACCCGGCTCCACGCGCCCCTCATCGCTCGCGCCGTGGGCGAAGCTCGCGCAAGCGCTTCTGCTCTCGAACGAACTGATGTTCGTGGATTAAGTCGCCCGGTCGCACCGTTTCTCGGACGCGCATCCGGCCCGCGCGGCGGCAGGGTTGGGCATTGTGCCGGGACGATCTGCAACAGGGGAATATGTCTTGCCCTCGCTTCCGCTGCTACGTAGCCTGAGACCGTGCTTAGGCACTCTTCATGTTGACGCAACTTAAGAGCCTGTTTTCCAACGACATTGGCATAGATTTGGGGACTGCAAACTCCCTCGTCTTTGTCCGTGATCAGGGCATTGTGCTGCGTGAACCTTCGGTCGTCGCCATCCAAGCAGGGACGACCATCGTGCTGGCGGTGGGCGAGGAAGCCAAGCGGATGCTTGGCCGCACCCCCGGCAACATTGTCGCGATCCGCCCCATGAAAGACGGCGTGATCGCGGACTTCGAAATCACCGAGGCGATGCTTCGGCATTTCATCCAGAAGGTTCACCATCGAAAACTGATCGCCCCCCGTGTGGTGGTGGCGGTGCCCTCGGGTATCACTGAGGTGGAACGGCGGGCGGTCAAAGATTCCGCCATGCATGCGGGCGCGCGCGAGGTTTACCTCATCGAACAACCGATGGCCTCGGCCATCGGCGTCGGCCTGCCCGTGCATGAACCGGCCGGCAACATGATCGTGGACATCGGCGGCGGCACCTGCGAAATCGCGATCATCTCGCTCGCGGGCATCGTCTTCAGCCGCAGCCTCCGCGTGGGCGGGGATGAATTTGATGACACGATCATTGCGCACATGAAGCGCACGTATAACCTAATGATTGGCGAACGCACGGCGGAAGAAATCAAGATCCGGGTCGGATCGGCCGCCCCGCTGGAGCAGGAATTGACGATGGACGTGAAGGGCCGCGACTTGAGCGCGGGTCTTCCCAAAACCATCACGATCCGCTCCGAGGAAATTCGCGAAGCGCTCAAAGAGCCGCTGTCGCAGATTTTGGAGTCCGTCCGCCTCACCCTCGAACGCTGCCCGCCCGAACTCTCCGCGGACTTGATTGACCGCGGCATCGTCCTGGCTGGAGGCGGCGCGTTGTTGCGAAGCATCGACAAGCTCGTGTCGCAGGACACCGGGTTGCCCGTGCACATCGCCGATGACCCGCTGACCGCGGTGGCCGAAGGGACGGGGCGGGTCCTGAACGAACTGCAATTCCTCAAGCGGGTCGCGCAAAGCGGCAATTCCTGACCGTGCGTTTGCCAGTCCCGCAAGCGGGACTGAACAAATGCAGAGACGCAAGCATCTGGTGGTCGTGGGCCTCGTGGTCCTTATGGTGGTGGTTCTCCTGAACCTCCCGGCCTCCACGACCACGCGCCTCAAGCTTGCCCTCGGCAGCCTCTTTCTCCCGCTCTTCGGGATTGCCGGCGCGACCAGCCATACCGCGGGCAAACTCGGCGATGCCGTCACCCCGCGCAGCGACCTCATCCGTGAACTCGACTCGCTTCGCAAGGAGAACGGCGAATTGAAAGTCCGGCTTGCAGAGAAGGACGCGCTCGAACGTGAG includes these proteins:
- a CDS encoding DUF1553 domain-containing protein, whose protein sequence is MLSSYHAVLLASAIAGAAAAPARAAGRDSAGVEFFESRIRPLLIENCYECHSAAGGKVKGGLRLDTRDGVLKGGDSGAVILPGKPEQSRLIRAVRYADNDLQMPPKNKRLSTAQVADLETWVKMGAPDPRTGAAATSADHPPLSDPAKVKSHWAFQPVKDPPVPRVRNPQSAIRNPIDAFALAKLESRKLAPSPQADPRTLIRRLCFDLTGLPPTPAEVEEFVRESSQTRETPPVYAALVDRLLASPRYGERWARHWLDVARYADTKGYLAGDEQRRYAYAYTYRDWVIRAFNEDLPWDQFIIRQLAADLAIAESKVQGSNVQNPIAQRDLAALGFVTLGRRFLNNQEDIIDDRLDAMCRGFMGLTVACARCHDHKYDPIPAKDYYSLYGVFASCSEPREKPLLGIEPPGEARKAYLAEREKRERELADFREKELAKALADVRRRTGDYLLASHELKGSLPGRGDRALAERKLDGNTLRRWQSWLADAAKSHDPRFAPWMAFTHLPAEGFEAKAKELAAKFASNSDGEKPIHPLVAKMFAGEPPVSLRQVADRYARLLNECDAATPHADPAREQLREVLRAKGAPANVPDPENDSLLEGVRPRLRQLHAKVEEVDATHSGAPPRAMALQDNGSPFNPYVMVRGQQGNRGPEVPRQFLEVVAGPARKPFAQGSGRLEMAQAIANPRNPLTARVAVNRIWAWHFGQGLVRTPSDFGLRADPPSHPELLDWLASRFIESGWSVKQLHKLIVMSATYRQAGNDRADALAADPNNLLLWKFNRQRLDFEQMRDTLLAVAGTLDTTTGGQPVDLVKEPFATRRAVYGLIDRQNLPAMFRTFDFASPDTTSPQRFYTTVPQQALFMMNSPFVAQQAKAIVARPDFKSHPTDAMRARFLFQVCYQRPPLPDEAGWALDFIAAQDAPGRTSGDQPGSTRPSSLAPWAKLAQALLLSNELMFVD
- a CDS encoding rod shape-determining protein, yielding MLTQLKSLFSNDIGIDLGTANSLVFVRDQGIVLREPSVVAIQAGTTIVLAVGEEAKRMLGRTPGNIVAIRPMKDGVIADFEITEAMLRHFIQKVHHRKLIAPRVVVAVPSGITEVERRAVKDSAMHAGAREVYLIEQPMASAIGVGLPVHEPAGNMIVDIGGGTCEIAIISLAGIVFSRSLRVGGDEFDDTIIAHMKRTYNLMIGERTAEEIKIRVGSAAPLEQELTMDVKGRDLSAGLPKTITIRSEEIREALKEPLSQILESVRLTLERCPPELSADLIDRGIVLAGGGALLRSIDKLVSQDTGLPVHIADDPLTAVAEGTGRVLNELQFLKRVAQSGNS